A DNA window from Choloepus didactylus isolate mChoDid1 chromosome 9, mChoDid1.pri, whole genome shotgun sequence contains the following coding sequences:
- the ZNF142 gene encoding zinc finger protein 142 isoform X2 has protein sequence MTDSLLDSQPAKSTREMEGLCPELLLIPPPLPNRGVLGPMQSPCPSGNLTPLPADPGCLLVEATATEEGTGNMEIIVEAVAGNLSPSTPGETPGVLVKVVEVYFCERCEQSFAEPTLLALHQCTETLIQPVQGLSSPLGSSELPPSNLTLPGPLQGQSSPNSPLPCPVCRQEFAQPQALKSHFKIHRGTPDIFSCPESGCVFSTEDRKGLQHHLRQTHRAVPVPCSFRGCPLLFGSQQDMELHRQTHYPFHCSHCSFVGSNVKLFRQHQRSHGTGTQGEPSAIQSLPSQELLPGDAASSAESFFKTHMCPECKRCFKKRTHLVEHLHLHFPDPSLQCPNCQKFFTSKSKLKTHLLRELGEKAHRCPLCHYSAVERNALNRHMASMHEAISNFYSDTYTCPVCREEFRLSQALKEHLKSHTAAAATEPLPLHCFQEGCSYAAPDRKAFLKHLKEAHGVRAVECRHHSCPLLFATAEAMEAHHKSHYAFHCPHCDFACSNKHLFRKHKKQGHPGSEELRCTFCPFATFNPVAYQDHVGKMHAHEKIHQCPECNFATAHKRVLIRHMLLHTGEKPHKCELCDFTCRDVSYLSKHMLTHSNAKDYMCTECGYVTKWKHYLSVHMRKHAGDLRYQCNQCSYRCHRADQLSSHKLRHQGKSLMCEVCAFACKRKYELQKHMASQHHPGTPAPLYPCRYCSYQSRHKQALLSHENCKHTRLREFHCALCDYRTFSNTALFFHKRKAHGYVPGDQSWQLRYASQEPEGTRQCPTPPPDSEPSNQLSGQPEEPGHDLGTVVNPSLNQASPETNEDGARRQDGSEAPQGGDLVGSPSPVEVDESSCTLHLEALGVELEPMAEPPLEEITETTPVEFRPLDPSGPLELEGPHGTLTELPSFEGIEPSGLGAEEEPILEKPEPEDPRNPPSSEEPPNSWMETFKATPPAETASLSPFPESESLLKALRRQDKEQAEALVLEGRVQMVVIQGEGQAFRCPHCPFITRREKALSLHSRTGCQGHREPLLCPECGASFKQQRGLSTHLLKKCPVQLRKNKGLLRPDSPIPLHPLPTGIQASEDAEGAKPPSAPLEIELGLPKEAPVLPREPEEIGEPPATPSGSPVPPAGNSSPIETPEKFHFEQGKFHCNLCPFLCSRLSSITSHVAEGCRGGRGRGGKRGASQTKPIVSPLSNGNSAPLTSRGRESSPGGGDTALAPRQKGARFSCPTCPFSCQQERALRTHQARGCPLESGELHCGLCPFTAPAPAALRLHQKRRHPTAATARGPRPSLQCGDCGFTCKQSRCLQQHRRLKHEGVKPHQCPFCDFSTTRRYRLEAHQSRHTGVGRIPCSSCPQTFGTNSKLRLHRLRVHDKTPTHFCPLCDYSGYLRHDITRHVNSCHQGTPAFACPQCEAQFSSETALKQHALRRHPEPAPPAPGSPAEATEGPLHCSRCGLLCPSPASLRGHTRKQHPRLECGACQEAFPTRPALDAHRRQQHFSHRCQLCDFAARERVGLVKHYLEQHEDMTAAAVASDGDRDASQPPLHCPFCDFGCRHQLVLDHHVKGHGGTRLYKCTDCAYSTKNRQKITWHSRIHTGEKPYHCHLCPYACADPSRLKYHMRIHKEERKYLCPECGYKCKWVNQLKYHMTKHTGLKPYQCPECEYCTNRADALRVHRETRHREARTFMCEQCGKAFKTRFLLRTHLRKHSEAKPYVCNVCHRAFRWAAGLRHHALTHTDRHPFFCRLCSYKAKQKFQVVKHVRRHHPDQADPNQGVGKDPTTPTVHLHDVQLEDPSPPAPAAPPTGPEG, from the exons ATGACAGACTCCTTATTGGACTCCCAGCCAGCCAAAAGCACGAGGGAGATGGAAGGACTGTGCCCTGAACTGTTGCTGATCCCCCCACCTCTCCCTAACCGTGGAGTCCTGGGACCCATGCAGAGCCCCTGCCCCTCTGGGAACCTCACACCTCTGCCTGCTGACCCAGGCTGCCTGCTGGTAGAGGCCACAGCAACGGAAGAGGGCACGGGAAACATGGAGATCATTGTGGAAGCAGTCGCTGGAAACCTGTCTCCAAGTACTCCTGGAGAGACCCCAG GTGTCCTGGTAAAGGTGGTGGAGGTGTACTTCTGTGAGCGCTGTGAGCAGAGCTTCGCAGAGCCCACTCTGCTTGCCCTGCACCAGTGCACTGAGACCCTTATACAGCCTGTGCAGGGCCTTTCTAGCCCCTTGGGCTCTTCAGAGCTGCCCCCTAGCAACCTCACCCTCCCTGGCCCTCTGCAAGGCCAGAGCTCACCAAATAGCCCTCTGCCATGCCCCGTGTGTAGACAGGAGTTTGCCCAACCTCAGGCCCTGAAGAGCCACTTCAAGATTCACCGAGGCACTCCAGACATCTTCTCCTGCCCAGAGTCTGGCTGTGTGTTCTCCACTGAAGATCGCAAGGGTCTACAGCACCACCTGAGGCAGACACACAGAGCGGTTCCTGTACCCTGTTCTTTCCGGGGCTGCCCCTTGCTCTTTGGGAGCCAGCAGGACATGGAGCTGCACCGGCAGACCCATTACCCTTTCCACTGCAGCCACTGCAGCTTCGTGGGCTCCAACGTCAAACTCTTCAGGCAGCATCAGCGGAGCCATGGAACTGGGACACAGGGAGAACCTTCTGCCATTCAGAGCCTTCCATCCCAGGAGCTGCTGCCAG GGGATGCAGCTTCCAGTGCCGAGTCCTTCTTCAAGACTCACATGTGTCCAGAGTGCAAGCGCTGCTTTAAGAAGCGGACACATCTGGTGGAGCACCTACATCTGCACTtcccagaccccagcctccaATGCCCCAACTGCCAGAAGTTCTTCACCAGTAAGAGCAAGCTCAAGACCCATCTACTGCGGGAGCTGGGCGAGAAGGCCCACCGCTGCCCGCTCTGCCACTACAGTGCAGTGGAGAGGAATGCACTCAACCGCCACATGGCCAGCATGCACGAGGCTATTTCCAACTTCTACTCAGACACCTACACCTGTCCTGTCTGCCGTGAGGAATTCCGCCTCAGTCAGGCTCTCAAGGAGCACCTCAAGAGCCACACAGCTGCAGCTGCCACAGAGCCGTTGCCTCTTCACTGCTTTCAGGAGGGCTGCAGCTATGCAGCGCCTGACCGCAAAGCCTTCTTAAAGCACCTGAAGGAGGCCCATGGGGTGCGGGCTGTGGAGTGCCGCCATCACTCATGCCCCCTGCTCTTCGCCACAGCCGAGGCCATGGAGGCCCACCACAAGAGCCACTATGCCTTCCACTGCCCTCACTGTGACTTCGCCTGCTCCAACAAGCACCTGTTCCGCAAACATAAGAAGCAGGGCCACCCTGGCAGTGAAGAACTGCGCTGTACCTTCTGTCCCTTCGCCACCTTCAACCCTGTGGCCTACCAGGACCATGTAGGCAAGATGCATGCTCATGAGAAGATCCACCAGTGCCCCGAGTGCAACTTTGCCACTGCCCACAAAAGGGTGCTTATCCGACACATGCTGCTTCATACAG GTGAGAAACCTCACAAGTGTGAGCTGTGTGATTTCACATGCCGGGATGTGAGCTACCTGTCCAAGCACATGCTGACACACTCCAATGCCAAGGATTACATGTGCACTGAGTGTGGTTATGTCACCAAGTGGAAGCACTACCTCAGCGTGCACATGCGAAAGCATGCAGGAGACCTCAG ATACCAGTGCAACCAGTGCTCCTATCGCTGTCACCGGGCAGATCAGCTGAGCAGCCACAAGCTGCGGCATCAAGGCAAGTCCCTGATGTGTGAGGTGTGTGCCTTCGCCTGCAAGCGGAAGTATGAGCTACAGAAGCACATGGCGTCGCAGCATCATCCTGGCACGCCAGCCCCACTCTACCCCTGCCGCTACTGCAGCTACCAGAGCCGCCATAAGCAGGCCCTGCTGAGCCACGAGAACTGCAAACATACTCGCCTCCGTGAGTTCCACTGTGCCCTCTGTGACTACCGTACCTTCAGCAACACTGCCCTCTTCTTCCACAAGCGCAAGGCCCATGGCTATGTGCCTGGGGACCAGAGCTGGCAGCTCCGCTATGCCAGCCAGGAGCCAGAGGGGACCAGACAGTGCCCAACACCCCCACCAGACTCAGAGCCCTCAAATCAGCTGTCTGGTCAGCCTGAGGAGCCAGGCCATGACCTGGGGACTGTGGTTAACCCCAGCTTGAACCAGGCCTCACCAGAGACAAACGAAGATGGTGCCAGGAGACAGGATGGCAGTGAGGCTCCTCAGGGGGGTGACCTGGTTGGCAGTCCAAGCCCAGTGGAGGTAGATGAGAGCAGCTGCACACTACACCTAGAGGCCCTGGGAGTAGAGCTGGAGCCCATGGCCGAGCCACCCCTTGAAGAAATTACGGAAACAACCCCTGTGGAGTTCAGGCCCCTGGATCCCTCGGGGCCTCTGGAACTCGAAGGACCACATGGAACTTTGACAGAGCTGCCCAGCTTTGAAGGCATTGAGCCATCTGGCTTGGGTGCTGAAGAAGAGCCCATTCTGGAGAAGCCAGAACCTGAGGACCCCAGAAATCCCCCATCTTCAGAGGAGCCCCCTAACAGCTGGATGGAAACTTTCAAGGCAACTCCACCTGCTGAGACAGCATCCTTGTCCCCATTCCCTGAATCAGAGTCATTACTTAAGGCCCTAAGGAGGCAGGACAAAGAACAGGCAGAGGCACTGGTGCTGGAGGGGCGAGTGCAGATGGTAGTGATACAGGGAGAGGGACAGGCCTTCCGCTGCCCGCACTGCCCTTTTATCACCCGCAGGGAAAAGGCCCTGAGTCTGCACTCCAGGACTGGGTGCCAGGGCCACCGAGAGCCCCTACTGTGCCCTGAGTGTGGAGCTAGCTTCAAGCAACAGCGTGGCCTCAGCACCCACCTGCTGAAGAAGTGTCCTGTTCAGCTCAGAAAGAACAAGGGCTTGCTGAGACCAGATTCACCTATCCCTCTGCATCCTCTGCCCACGGGCATCCAGGCCTCAGAAGATGCAGAGGGTGCAAAGCCCCCATCTGCACCATTAGAAATAGAATTAGGGCTCCCAAAAGAGGCTCCTGTGCTGCCCAGAGAACCAGAAGAAATAGGGGAGCCTCCTGCCACACCCTCTGGCTCCCCAGTCCCTCCTGCAGGGAACTCCTCACCCATAGAGACCCCTGAGAAGTTCCACTTTGAGCAGGGCAAGTTTCATTGCAACTTGTGCCCATTTCTTTGTTCTCGGCTCTCCTCCATTACCTCTCATGTGGCTGAAGGCTGCCGTGGGGGGCGTGGTCGGGGAGGGAAGCGAGGGGCCTCCCAGACCAAACCTATTGTGTCCCCCCTGAGCAATGGGAACTCTGCTCCCCTGACCAGTAGGGGTAGAGAGTCCAGTCCTGGTGGTGGGGACACAGCTCTGGCTCCAAGGCAGAAGGGGGCTCGCTTCTCCTGCCCCACATGCCCCTTTAGCTGCCAGCAGGAGCGGGCTCTGCGAACTCACCAGGCCCGGGGCTGCCCCCTCGAGTCTGGAGAGCTGCACTGTGGCCTCTGCCCGTTCACTGCCCCTGCTCCTGCTGCCCTGCGGCTCCACCAAAAGAGGCGGCACCCCACTGCAGCCACAGCCCGTGGCCCCCGGCCCTCTCTGCAGTGTGGGGACTGCGGCTTCACCTGTAAACAGAGCCGTTGCCTGCAGCAGCACCGGCGGCTCAAACATGAAGGGGTGAAGCCACACCAGTGCCCTTTCTGTGACTTTTCCACCACCAGGAGGTACCGGTTAGAGGCACACCAGTCCCGGCATACGGGTGTTGGCCGCATcccctgcagctcctgcccccagACATTTGGTACCAACTCGAAGCTTCGCTTGCACCGGCTGAGGGTGCATGATAAAACCCCCACCCACTTCTGTCCACTCTGTGACTACAGTGGCTACCTCCGCCACGACATCACTCGCCATGTCAACAGCTGCCACCAGGGTACCCCAGCCTTTGCCTGCCCCCAGTGTGAAGCCCAGTTCAGCTCAGAGACAGCACTCAAGCAGCATGCTCTGCGCCGGCACCCCGAGCCCGCACCTCCAGCCCCTGGCTCTCCGGCAGAAGCCACCGAGGGCCCCTTGCACTGTTCCCGCTGTGGGTTGCTATGCCCCAGCCCTGCCAGCCTGCGAGGACACACCCGTAAACAGCACCCACGCCTTGAGTGTGGGGCCTGCCAAGAGGCCTTCCCTACCCGGCCAGCACTGGATGCACACCGGAGGCAGCAGCATTTCAGCCACCGCTGCCAGCTCTGTGACTTTGCTGCCCGGGAACGAGTAGGCCTGGTGAAGCACTACCTGGAGCAACATGAGGATATGACAGCCGCAGCAGTGGCCTCAGATGGGGACAGGGATGCTAGCCAGCCCCCTCTGCACTGCCCCTTTTGTGACTTTGGGTGTCGCCATCAGCTGGTGTTAGATCACCATGTGAAGGGGCATGGGGGCACCCGGCTATACAAGTGTACCGACTGTGCTTACAGCACCAAGAACCGCCAGAAGATCACGTGGCACAGCCGTATCCACACCGGGGAAAAGCCCTACCACTGTCACCTCTGCCCCTATGCCTGTGCTGACCCCTCTCGCCTCAAG tACCACATGCGGATCCACAAGGAAGAACGGAAGTACCTGTGCCCTGAGTGTGGCTACAAGTGTAAGTGGGTCAACCAGCTCAAGTACCACATGACCAAGCACACAG GGTTAAAGCCATACCAGTGTCCAGAATGTGAGTACTGCACCAACCGGGCTGATGCCCTGCGCGTGCACCGGGAGACACGGCACCGGGAAGCCCGGACCTTCATGTGTGAGCAGTGCGGCAAGGCCTTCAAGACACGCTTCCTGCTGCGCACCCACCTCCGCAAGCACAGTGAGGCCAAACCCTATGTGTGCAATGTGTGCCACCGTGCTTTCCGCTGGGCTGCTGGACTGCGCCACCATGCCCTCACTCACACCGACCGCCACCCCTTCTTCTGCCGCCTCTGCAGCTACAAGGCCAAGCAGAAATTCCAGGTGGTCAAGCATGTGCGCAGGCACCACCCCGACCAGGCTGACCCAAACCAGGGCGTGGGCAAAGACCCCACCACCCCCACGGTGCACCTGCATGACGTACAGTTAGAGGATCCCAGCCCTCCCGCTCCTGCTGCTCCCCCCACCGGACCAGAAGGCTGA
- the ZNF142 gene encoding zinc finger protein 142 isoform X1 — protein sequence MTDSLLDSQPAKSTREMEGLCPELLLIPPPLPNRGVLGPMQSPCPSGNLTPLPADPGCLLVEATATEEGTGNMEIIVEAVAGNLSPSTPGETPGVLVKVVEVYFCERCEQSFAEPTLLALHQCTETLIQPVQGLSSPLGSSELPPSNLTLPGPLQGQSSPNSPLPCPVCRQEFAQPQALKSHFKIHRGTPDIFSCPESGCVFSTEDRKGLQHHLRQTHRAVPVPCSFRGCPLLFGSQQDMELHRQTHYPFHCSHCSFVGSNVKLFRQHQRSHGTGTQGEPSAIQSLPSQELLPAPKLPPGEGEPSDGADAPLPGQESAEEEEVVEEEESGTQKDTQKALEKSQEIQELEGDAASSAESFFKTHMCPECKRCFKKRTHLVEHLHLHFPDPSLQCPNCQKFFTSKSKLKTHLLRELGEKAHRCPLCHYSAVERNALNRHMASMHEAISNFYSDTYTCPVCREEFRLSQALKEHLKSHTAAAATEPLPLHCFQEGCSYAAPDRKAFLKHLKEAHGVRAVECRHHSCPLLFATAEAMEAHHKSHYAFHCPHCDFACSNKHLFRKHKKQGHPGSEELRCTFCPFATFNPVAYQDHVGKMHAHEKIHQCPECNFATAHKRVLIRHMLLHTGEKPHKCELCDFTCRDVSYLSKHMLTHSNAKDYMCTECGYVTKWKHYLSVHMRKHAGDLRYQCNQCSYRCHRADQLSSHKLRHQGKSLMCEVCAFACKRKYELQKHMASQHHPGTPAPLYPCRYCSYQSRHKQALLSHENCKHTRLREFHCALCDYRTFSNTALFFHKRKAHGYVPGDQSWQLRYASQEPEGTRQCPTPPPDSEPSNQLSGQPEEPGHDLGTVVNPSLNQASPETNEDGARRQDGSEAPQGGDLVGSPSPVEVDESSCTLHLEALGVELEPMAEPPLEEITETTPVEFRPLDPSGPLELEGPHGTLTELPSFEGIEPSGLGAEEEPILEKPEPEDPRNPPSSEEPPNSWMETFKATPPAETASLSPFPESESLLKALRRQDKEQAEALVLEGRVQMVVIQGEGQAFRCPHCPFITRREKALSLHSRTGCQGHREPLLCPECGASFKQQRGLSTHLLKKCPVQLRKNKGLLRPDSPIPLHPLPTGIQASEDAEGAKPPSAPLEIELGLPKEAPVLPREPEEIGEPPATPSGSPVPPAGNSSPIETPEKFHFEQGKFHCNLCPFLCSRLSSITSHVAEGCRGGRGRGGKRGASQTKPIVSPLSNGNSAPLTSRGRESSPGGGDTALAPRQKGARFSCPTCPFSCQQERALRTHQARGCPLESGELHCGLCPFTAPAPAALRLHQKRRHPTAATARGPRPSLQCGDCGFTCKQSRCLQQHRRLKHEGVKPHQCPFCDFSTTRRYRLEAHQSRHTGVGRIPCSSCPQTFGTNSKLRLHRLRVHDKTPTHFCPLCDYSGYLRHDITRHVNSCHQGTPAFACPQCEAQFSSETALKQHALRRHPEPAPPAPGSPAEATEGPLHCSRCGLLCPSPASLRGHTRKQHPRLECGACQEAFPTRPALDAHRRQQHFSHRCQLCDFAARERVGLVKHYLEQHEDMTAAAVASDGDRDASQPPLHCPFCDFGCRHQLVLDHHVKGHGGTRLYKCTDCAYSTKNRQKITWHSRIHTGEKPYHCHLCPYACADPSRLKYHMRIHKEERKYLCPECGYKCKWVNQLKYHMTKHTGLKPYQCPECEYCTNRADALRVHRETRHREARTFMCEQCGKAFKTRFLLRTHLRKHSEAKPYVCNVCHRAFRWAAGLRHHALTHTDRHPFFCRLCSYKAKQKFQVVKHVRRHHPDQADPNQGVGKDPTTPTVHLHDVQLEDPSPPAPAAPPTGPEG from the exons ATGACAGACTCCTTATTGGACTCCCAGCCAGCCAAAAGCACGAGGGAGATGGAAGGACTGTGCCCTGAACTGTTGCTGATCCCCCCACCTCTCCCTAACCGTGGAGTCCTGGGACCCATGCAGAGCCCCTGCCCCTCTGGGAACCTCACACCTCTGCCTGCTGACCCAGGCTGCCTGCTGGTAGAGGCCACAGCAACGGAAGAGGGCACGGGAAACATGGAGATCATTGTGGAAGCAGTCGCTGGAAACCTGTCTCCAAGTACTCCTGGAGAGACCCCAG GTGTCCTGGTAAAGGTGGTGGAGGTGTACTTCTGTGAGCGCTGTGAGCAGAGCTTCGCAGAGCCCACTCTGCTTGCCCTGCACCAGTGCACTGAGACCCTTATACAGCCTGTGCAGGGCCTTTCTAGCCCCTTGGGCTCTTCAGAGCTGCCCCCTAGCAACCTCACCCTCCCTGGCCCTCTGCAAGGCCAGAGCTCACCAAATAGCCCTCTGCCATGCCCCGTGTGTAGACAGGAGTTTGCCCAACCTCAGGCCCTGAAGAGCCACTTCAAGATTCACCGAGGCACTCCAGACATCTTCTCCTGCCCAGAGTCTGGCTGTGTGTTCTCCACTGAAGATCGCAAGGGTCTACAGCACCACCTGAGGCAGACACACAGAGCGGTTCCTGTACCCTGTTCTTTCCGGGGCTGCCCCTTGCTCTTTGGGAGCCAGCAGGACATGGAGCTGCACCGGCAGACCCATTACCCTTTCCACTGCAGCCACTGCAGCTTCGTGGGCTCCAACGTCAAACTCTTCAGGCAGCATCAGCGGAGCCATGGAACTGGGACACAGGGAGAACCTTCTGCCATTCAGAGCCTTCCATCCCAGGAGCTGCTGCCAG CACCCAAACTGCCCCCAGGAGAGGGAGAGCCATCAGATGGGGCAGATGCACCCTTGCCTGGGCAGGAATCAGCTGAAGAGGAGGAAGTAGTGGAAGAGGAGGAGAGTGGCACCCAGAAGGACACCCAGAAAGCCCTGGAAAAAAGCCAGGAGATTCAGGAGTTGGAAG GGGATGCAGCTTCCAGTGCCGAGTCCTTCTTCAAGACTCACATGTGTCCAGAGTGCAAGCGCTGCTTTAAGAAGCGGACACATCTGGTGGAGCACCTACATCTGCACTtcccagaccccagcctccaATGCCCCAACTGCCAGAAGTTCTTCACCAGTAAGAGCAAGCTCAAGACCCATCTACTGCGGGAGCTGGGCGAGAAGGCCCACCGCTGCCCGCTCTGCCACTACAGTGCAGTGGAGAGGAATGCACTCAACCGCCACATGGCCAGCATGCACGAGGCTATTTCCAACTTCTACTCAGACACCTACACCTGTCCTGTCTGCCGTGAGGAATTCCGCCTCAGTCAGGCTCTCAAGGAGCACCTCAAGAGCCACACAGCTGCAGCTGCCACAGAGCCGTTGCCTCTTCACTGCTTTCAGGAGGGCTGCAGCTATGCAGCGCCTGACCGCAAAGCCTTCTTAAAGCACCTGAAGGAGGCCCATGGGGTGCGGGCTGTGGAGTGCCGCCATCACTCATGCCCCCTGCTCTTCGCCACAGCCGAGGCCATGGAGGCCCACCACAAGAGCCACTATGCCTTCCACTGCCCTCACTGTGACTTCGCCTGCTCCAACAAGCACCTGTTCCGCAAACATAAGAAGCAGGGCCACCCTGGCAGTGAAGAACTGCGCTGTACCTTCTGTCCCTTCGCCACCTTCAACCCTGTGGCCTACCAGGACCATGTAGGCAAGATGCATGCTCATGAGAAGATCCACCAGTGCCCCGAGTGCAACTTTGCCACTGCCCACAAAAGGGTGCTTATCCGACACATGCTGCTTCATACAG GTGAGAAACCTCACAAGTGTGAGCTGTGTGATTTCACATGCCGGGATGTGAGCTACCTGTCCAAGCACATGCTGACACACTCCAATGCCAAGGATTACATGTGCACTGAGTGTGGTTATGTCACCAAGTGGAAGCACTACCTCAGCGTGCACATGCGAAAGCATGCAGGAGACCTCAG ATACCAGTGCAACCAGTGCTCCTATCGCTGTCACCGGGCAGATCAGCTGAGCAGCCACAAGCTGCGGCATCAAGGCAAGTCCCTGATGTGTGAGGTGTGTGCCTTCGCCTGCAAGCGGAAGTATGAGCTACAGAAGCACATGGCGTCGCAGCATCATCCTGGCACGCCAGCCCCACTCTACCCCTGCCGCTACTGCAGCTACCAGAGCCGCCATAAGCAGGCCCTGCTGAGCCACGAGAACTGCAAACATACTCGCCTCCGTGAGTTCCACTGTGCCCTCTGTGACTACCGTACCTTCAGCAACACTGCCCTCTTCTTCCACAAGCGCAAGGCCCATGGCTATGTGCCTGGGGACCAGAGCTGGCAGCTCCGCTATGCCAGCCAGGAGCCAGAGGGGACCAGACAGTGCCCAACACCCCCACCAGACTCAGAGCCCTCAAATCAGCTGTCTGGTCAGCCTGAGGAGCCAGGCCATGACCTGGGGACTGTGGTTAACCCCAGCTTGAACCAGGCCTCACCAGAGACAAACGAAGATGGTGCCAGGAGACAGGATGGCAGTGAGGCTCCTCAGGGGGGTGACCTGGTTGGCAGTCCAAGCCCAGTGGAGGTAGATGAGAGCAGCTGCACACTACACCTAGAGGCCCTGGGAGTAGAGCTGGAGCCCATGGCCGAGCCACCCCTTGAAGAAATTACGGAAACAACCCCTGTGGAGTTCAGGCCCCTGGATCCCTCGGGGCCTCTGGAACTCGAAGGACCACATGGAACTTTGACAGAGCTGCCCAGCTTTGAAGGCATTGAGCCATCTGGCTTGGGTGCTGAAGAAGAGCCCATTCTGGAGAAGCCAGAACCTGAGGACCCCAGAAATCCCCCATCTTCAGAGGAGCCCCCTAACAGCTGGATGGAAACTTTCAAGGCAACTCCACCTGCTGAGACAGCATCCTTGTCCCCATTCCCTGAATCAGAGTCATTACTTAAGGCCCTAAGGAGGCAGGACAAAGAACAGGCAGAGGCACTGGTGCTGGAGGGGCGAGTGCAGATGGTAGTGATACAGGGAGAGGGACAGGCCTTCCGCTGCCCGCACTGCCCTTTTATCACCCGCAGGGAAAAGGCCCTGAGTCTGCACTCCAGGACTGGGTGCCAGGGCCACCGAGAGCCCCTACTGTGCCCTGAGTGTGGAGCTAGCTTCAAGCAACAGCGTGGCCTCAGCACCCACCTGCTGAAGAAGTGTCCTGTTCAGCTCAGAAAGAACAAGGGCTTGCTGAGACCAGATTCACCTATCCCTCTGCATCCTCTGCCCACGGGCATCCAGGCCTCAGAAGATGCAGAGGGTGCAAAGCCCCCATCTGCACCATTAGAAATAGAATTAGGGCTCCCAAAAGAGGCTCCTGTGCTGCCCAGAGAACCAGAAGAAATAGGGGAGCCTCCTGCCACACCCTCTGGCTCCCCAGTCCCTCCTGCAGGGAACTCCTCACCCATAGAGACCCCTGAGAAGTTCCACTTTGAGCAGGGCAAGTTTCATTGCAACTTGTGCCCATTTCTTTGTTCTCGGCTCTCCTCCATTACCTCTCATGTGGCTGAAGGCTGCCGTGGGGGGCGTGGTCGGGGAGGGAAGCGAGGGGCCTCCCAGACCAAACCTATTGTGTCCCCCCTGAGCAATGGGAACTCTGCTCCCCTGACCAGTAGGGGTAGAGAGTCCAGTCCTGGTGGTGGGGACACAGCTCTGGCTCCAAGGCAGAAGGGGGCTCGCTTCTCCTGCCCCACATGCCCCTTTAGCTGCCAGCAGGAGCGGGCTCTGCGAACTCACCAGGCCCGGGGCTGCCCCCTCGAGTCTGGAGAGCTGCACTGTGGCCTCTGCCCGTTCACTGCCCCTGCTCCTGCTGCCCTGCGGCTCCACCAAAAGAGGCGGCACCCCACTGCAGCCACAGCCCGTGGCCCCCGGCCCTCTCTGCAGTGTGGGGACTGCGGCTTCACCTGTAAACAGAGCCGTTGCCTGCAGCAGCACCGGCGGCTCAAACATGAAGGGGTGAAGCCACACCAGTGCCCTTTCTGTGACTTTTCCACCACCAGGAGGTACCGGTTAGAGGCACACCAGTCCCGGCATACGGGTGTTGGCCGCATcccctgcagctcctgcccccagACATTTGGTACCAACTCGAAGCTTCGCTTGCACCGGCTGAGGGTGCATGATAAAACCCCCACCCACTTCTGTCCACTCTGTGACTACAGTGGCTACCTCCGCCACGACATCACTCGCCATGTCAACAGCTGCCACCAGGGTACCCCAGCCTTTGCCTGCCCCCAGTGTGAAGCCCAGTTCAGCTCAGAGACAGCACTCAAGCAGCATGCTCTGCGCCGGCACCCCGAGCCCGCACCTCCAGCCCCTGGCTCTCCGGCAGAAGCCACCGAGGGCCCCTTGCACTGTTCCCGCTGTGGGTTGCTATGCCCCAGCCCTGCCAGCCTGCGAGGACACACCCGTAAACAGCACCCACGCCTTGAGTGTGGGGCCTGCCAAGAGGCCTTCCCTACCCGGCCAGCACTGGATGCACACCGGAGGCAGCAGCATTTCAGCCACCGCTGCCAGCTCTGTGACTTTGCTGCCCGGGAACGAGTAGGCCTGGTGAAGCACTACCTGGAGCAACATGAGGATATGACAGCCGCAGCAGTGGCCTCAGATGGGGACAGGGATGCTAGCCAGCCCCCTCTGCACTGCCCCTTTTGTGACTTTGGGTGTCGCCATCAGCTGGTGTTAGATCACCATGTGAAGGGGCATGGGGGCACCCGGCTATACAAGTGTACCGACTGTGCTTACAGCACCAAGAACCGCCAGAAGATCACGTGGCACAGCCGTATCCACACCGGGGAAAAGCCCTACCACTGTCACCTCTGCCCCTATGCCTGTGCTGACCCCTCTCGCCTCAAG tACCACATGCGGATCCACAAGGAAGAACGGAAGTACCTGTGCCCTGAGTGTGGCTACAAGTGTAAGTGGGTCAACCAGCTCAAGTACCACATGACCAAGCACACAG GGTTAAAGCCATACCAGTGTCCAGAATGTGAGTACTGCACCAACCGGGCTGATGCCCTGCGCGTGCACCGGGAGACACGGCACCGGGAAGCCCGGACCTTCATGTGTGAGCAGTGCGGCAAGGCCTTCAAGACACGCTTCCTGCTGCGCACCCACCTCCGCAAGCACAGTGAGGCCAAACCCTATGTGTGCAATGTGTGCCACCGTGCTTTCCGCTGGGCTGCTGGACTGCGCCACCATGCCCTCACTCACACCGACCGCCACCCCTTCTTCTGCCGCCTCTGCAGCTACAAGGCCAAGCAGAAATTCCAGGTGGTCAAGCATGTGCGCAGGCACCACCCCGACCAGGCTGACCCAAACCAGGGCGTGGGCAAAGACCCCACCACCCCCACGGTGCACCTGCATGACGTACAGTTAGAGGATCCCAGCCCTCCCGCTCCTGCTGCTCCCCCCACCGGACCAGAAGGCTGA